Proteins from one Bacteroides mediterraneensis genomic window:
- the pglX gene encoding BREX-1 system adenine-specific DNA-methyltransferase PglX, with translation MKLIDHVLHIRSLIQQAIDNRFSRLGLEAAEEKELPEKASTSSREKRNKLESIIETHKQALGNDYAKARKETINECTFTLFNRLAALKVMEDRELFPEVIRCRVEHGNLSYAHKQWLEEHTEERNAERMGLKHFLQDKFQELSDSYKIPLYSPDYAYAMLPTADELFEIITAFNEIEQDADCGAAIWKGDDILGWMYENFNTVEKFAFKESGADTEYDKVSLQSQVYTPQWVVKFLVDNTLGKMYLEMYPDSNFIYDENGKVKYLIANAPTSQMRHPKKLEEIKLIDPACGSGNFLIYAFSLFYDLYLNQIDQYDADYSRRDIPKLIVENNLYGVDLDERAVQLTQIALFIKAMQLKGRRGAMPAYTHVVSTHFELPEYDKVEAAFMWGSDWNEAQQKTIRSIWEDLRAAYKFGSLIRVEEQLDALLPVDSSDMFANQWKANMFDFKHQLITTLRNQVHQWTGEGSNEYSLAKANDAITFLDILSMKFDVAVANPPYTDSADFGVKLKEFVGANYSKPLKFNSNLYACFIKRCCELAGDDGKVGMIHPHTFMFIKTFEDVRKYLIGQTHINVMVDYGLDRVNLFGPGILLDATFYTLDKSLSNEDAGVYFNITTNLQEKFKKDVLSQAYTDFCNGRQNDRVYQLPQSKLKEIKSYPFIYWISDEFRSFFSGLILDDVVDVRVGIQTSNNNRFLRYWWEIKGSSQLYYPYSKGGPFSKWSGNLWLYLNWEPEIVDYISKNGVLRNKYYYFKSGITYSGSGSKGTSFRIFPKDCLFDVGGSCIFPTDVYSNQYYLLAFLNSKICFYIAECLNPTVNTQVGDLQRVPFVIPSKRIEELVSALSLQNVSIKKHIDSYSIIDKEFKYSPIKYTHNIDIELFLFYVMSNGYLSLSLLNESIINSRIFDVYELSTHDCQMVFDKEGLPVGDYSVSSQAKEAYKEWLSTNTEFPVSLEVWEHIESLEINEDQPHIDDFESLYQNNNGWEEFCIKHKRNPIEVWYQFKNAGILPPQRTQVLAFELITDVIRSVLAKDDDGVIPLTERMGEEQLAGRIEQELVERGYNSAQISQIIQLLGTPLDKYLQDKFFKQLSDHLNLFMYLPKTPFIWHLTSGPHHAIELYISIYKWSRDTVFRIKSVYIANRETALNDRLSGIDVSTANGQLEAAELKEQLKELKVFAEKIDELLASGYDPKLDDGVGKNIAPLQKAGLLSYEVLNAGQLKKYLNADW, from the coding sequence ATGAAACTAATCGATCATGTACTCCATATACGTAGCCTGATACAGCAGGCCATTGATAACCGTTTCTCCCGCTTGGGGCTGGAAGCAGCGGAAGAAAAAGAGCTTCCGGAAAAAGCTTCAACCAGTAGCAGAGAGAAGAGAAACAAGTTGGAATCCATTATTGAAACGCATAAGCAGGCGTTAGGTAATGACTATGCGAAAGCGAGAAAGGAGACCATCAATGAATGTACCTTCACGCTTTTCAATCGTTTGGCAGCTCTGAAGGTGATGGAAGACAGGGAACTTTTCCCGGAAGTAATCCGTTGTCGTGTGGAGCATGGAAACCTTTCGTATGCGCATAAACAATGGCTGGAAGAACATACGGAAGAACGAAATGCGGAACGTATGGGCTTGAAGCATTTTCTGCAAGATAAATTTCAGGAACTTTCTGATAGTTATAAGATTCCTTTGTATAGTCCGGATTATGCATACGCCATGCTGCCTACAGCTGATGAATTGTTTGAAATTATTACGGCTTTTAATGAGATCGAACAAGATGCGGATTGCGGTGCTGCTATTTGGAAAGGCGACGATATATTGGGTTGGATGTATGAGAATTTTAATACGGTAGAGAAATTTGCCTTTAAAGAATCTGGTGCCGATACTGAATATGACAAGGTTTCTTTACAGAGCCAAGTTTATACTCCTCAGTGGGTTGTCAAGTTTTTGGTAGACAATACGTTGGGTAAGATGTATTTGGAAATGTATCCGGACAGTAATTTTATTTACGATGAAAATGGTAAGGTGAAATACTTGATTGCCAATGCGCCCACTTCACAAATGCGTCATCCAAAGAAACTAGAAGAAATCAAGCTGATAGATCCAGCTTGCGGTAGCGGAAACTTTTTGATTTATGCGTTTTCACTATTTTATGATTTGTATCTGAATCAGATTGACCAGTATGATGCCGATTATTCACGCAGGGATATACCGAAACTGATTGTGGAAAACAACCTTTATGGTGTAGATTTGGATGAACGAGCCGTACAGCTTACCCAAATAGCTTTGTTTATCAAGGCTATGCAACTGAAAGGACGCAGAGGAGCTATGCCTGCCTATACGCATGTAGTAAGTACGCATTTTGAGCTTCCGGAATATGACAAGGTAGAGGCTGCTTTTATGTGGGGTTCAGACTGGAATGAAGCACAACAAAAGACAATCCGTTCTATTTGGGAAGATTTACGTGCTGCTTATAAGTTTGGCTCTCTGATTCGTGTGGAAGAACAGTTGGATGCCCTGCTGCCGGTAGACTCTTCTGATATGTTTGCTAATCAATGGAAGGCGAATATGTTTGATTTCAAGCATCAGCTAATTACAACTTTGCGCAATCAGGTTCATCAGTGGACGGGTGAAGGCAGCAATGAATATTCATTGGCAAAGGCGAACGATGCCATTACATTTTTGGATATTCTAAGTATGAAATTTGATGTGGCTGTAGCCAATCCCCCTTATACGGATAGTGCGGACTTTGGGGTAAAATTGAAAGAGTTTGTGGGGGCAAATTATTCTAAGCCTTTGAAGTTTAACTCCAATCTTTATGCTTGTTTTATCAAAAGATGCTGTGAACTGGCAGGGGATGATGGTAAAGTGGGAATGATTCATCCTCATACTTTTATGTTTATTAAGACTTTTGAAGATGTAAGAAAATATTTGATAGGACAAACACATATCAACGTGATGGTAGATTATGGTTTAGATCGAGTGAATCTTTTTGGTCCTGGTATATTGTTGGATGCAACTTTCTATACATTGGATAAATCCTTGTCCAATGAGGATGCTGGTGTGTATTTTAATATCACTACAAATCTACAAGAAAAGTTTAAGAAGGATGTGTTAAGCCAAGCATATACTGATTTCTGTAATGGAAGACAGAATGACCGTGTCTATCAATTACCTCAATCAAAACTAAAAGAGATAAAGTCTTATCCTTTTATTTATTGGATTTCGGATGAATTTAGAAGTTTCTTTTCGGGACTAATCTTAGATGATGTTGTTGATGTTAGAGTTGGTATTCAAACTTCTAATAATAATAGATTTCTTCGTTATTGGTGGGAAATAAAAGGTTCTAGTCAGTTATATTATCCTTACTCTAAAGGCGGCCCATTTTCTAAGTGGTCAGGAAATTTATGGCTATACTTAAATTGGGAACCAGAAATAGTAGATTATATTAGTAAAAATGGTGTTTTAAGGAATAAATATTATTATTTCAAATCAGGAATAACATACTCAGGAAGTGGATCTAAGGGGACTTCATTTAGAATATTTCCGAAAGATTGTTTGTTTGATGTTGGTGGCTCATGTATTTTCCCTACAGATGTATATTCCAATCAATATTATCTATTAGCATTCTTAAATTCAAAGATTTGTTTTTATATTGCAGAGTGCTTGAACCCAACAGTTAACACGCAGGTCGGAGATTTACAAAGAGTACCATTTGTCATTCCCTCAAAAAGAATAGAAGAATTAGTATCTGCTCTATCACTGCAAAATGTATCTATAAAAAAGCATATTGATTCATATTCTATTATAGATAAAGAGTTTAAATATTCCCCAATTAAATATACTCATAATATTGATATTGAATTGTTTTTATTCTATGTGATGAGTAATGGATATTTATCACTCAGCTTATTAAATGAATCAATAATAAATAGTAGAATATTTGATGTTTATGAACTTTCAACTCATGACTGTCAAATGGTTTTTGATAAAGAAGGTCTTCCAGTTGGTGATTACAGCGTTTCCTCACAAGCCAAAGAAGCCTATAAAGAATGGTTGTCAACCAATACAGAATTTCCTGTTTCTCTAGAAGTGTGGGAGCATATCGAATCTTTGGAGATTAATGAAGATCAACCGCATATCGATGATTTTGAATCACTCTATCAGAATAACAACGGATGGGAAGAATTCTGCATCAAGCATAAGAGGAATCCGATAGAAGTATGGTATCAGTTTAAAAATGCCGGTATATTGCCGCCGCAACGTACGCAGGTATTGGCTTTTGAACTGATAACCGATGTAATCCGTAGTGTCTTGGCGAAAGATGATGATGGGGTAATCCCTTTGACGGAGCGTATGGGTGAAGAACAGTTGGCTGGTCGTATTGAGCAGGAATTGGTGGAGCGCGGATATAATTCGGCACAGATCTCACAGATTATTCAGTTGCTTGGAACACCATTGGACAAATATTTGCAGGATAAGTTCTTCAAACAGCTGAGTGATCATCTGAATCTCTTTATGTATCTGCCAAAGACTCCGTTTATCTGGCATTTGACAAGTGGTCCGCACCATGCCATAGAACTGTATATCAGTATCTATAAATGGAGTCGTGATACCGTGTTCCGCATCAAGAGTGTCTATATAGCCAATAGGGAAACAGCCTTGAACGACCGTCTTTCGGGTATAGATGTTAGCACTGCCAATGGTCAGCTTGAAGCAGCAGAACTGAAAGAGCAGCTGAAAGAACTGAAAGTGTTTGCGGAAAAGATAGATGAACTGTTGGCAAGCGGTTATGATCCTAAATTGGATGACGGTGTGGGCAAGAACATTGCTCCGTTGCAGAAAGCAGGCTTGTTGAGCTATGAGGTGCTGAATGCCGGACAACTCAAAAAATATCTGAATGCGGACTGGTGA
- a CDS encoding ATP-binding protein, whose product MKENSLYDKKSLREITGKSADWNEVAKDCVAFSNAQGGVIDYGIEDDADAPPADQKVSEDIAINLENKISGKTLNVSAHAEIRTHDNGGQYIRLHIARGTSSASTTSGKYFIRVSDNSVPLTGDDITRLSAEKGYYRWEDEESKWNWKDADKEKLKMLLQNLRNSNRVSDFVKQKEDKELLDYYFLTVEESDKMTNLGVLFIGTQSQRGRLMNAPVVQCIQFDQYGDKVWKYLIDDFTKNPQEIIEAIWNNVPVWRESNEISDGLFRKEIPAYDEAVVRELTCNALVHRPYTVRGDIFINIYPDRIEVVNPGALPLGVTPQNILHKTVKRNEHFANLCYALQMMEREGSGYDKMYEVLLSNGKQIPKVEEGDDYVKAIVGRRIISQEAIKVIRYAMQVTELRQKQIICLGLIAQHESISAADLIKLLNLKNRNELSPWLDKLVDESIVETSGRKKGKEYRVCSRILKESGYKGQTSLKRIEPYRIRELIIEDLKIYECASLRDIQQRIGDEISYQKLWKQLDNMIKDGILETTGKNRWTKYRLKK is encoded by the coding sequence ATGAAGGAGAATTCACTATACGATAAAAAGTCTCTTCGTGAGATTACGGGAAAGAGTGCAGACTGGAACGAAGTGGCGAAAGACTGTGTGGCTTTCAGTAATGCTCAGGGAGGTGTGATAGACTATGGCATAGAAGATGATGCGGATGCACCACCGGCAGACCAGAAGGTCTCAGAAGATATAGCCATTAATTTGGAGAACAAAATCAGTGGTAAGACGCTGAATGTATCTGCCCATGCTGAAATCCGGACGCATGATAACGGCGGGCAGTATATCCGTTTGCATATAGCCCGTGGTACTTCTTCGGCGTCTACTACATCCGGTAAATATTTCATACGAGTAAGCGACAATAGTGTTCCGCTTACGGGGGATGACATAACCCGCCTTTCAGCAGAAAAAGGGTATTATCGTTGGGAGGATGAGGAAAGCAAATGGAACTGGAAAGATGCTGACAAGGAGAAATTAAAAATGCTGCTTCAAAATTTGCGGAATTCAAACCGTGTGTCAGATTTCGTAAAACAGAAAGAGGATAAGGAACTGCTGGATTATTATTTCCTGACAGTGGAAGAGTCGGACAAAATGACCAACCTGGGAGTGCTTTTTATCGGAACTCAATCGCAACGAGGCAGACTGATGAATGCGCCTGTGGTGCAGTGTATTCAGTTTGACCAGTATGGGGATAAGGTCTGGAAATACCTGATTGATGACTTTACCAAGAATCCTCAGGAAATCATTGAAGCGATATGGAACAATGTGCCTGTTTGGAGGGAAAGCAATGAGATCAGCGACGGATTGTTCCGAAAGGAAATTCCTGCGTATGACGAAGCGGTAGTCAGAGAGTTGACCTGCAATGCGTTGGTACATCGTCCTTATACGGTGAGAGGAGATATTTTTATCAATATTTACCCGGACAGAATCGAAGTGGTCAATCCCGGAGCATTGCCATTGGGAGTTACTCCGCAGAATATCCTTCATAAAACGGTAAAGAGAAATGAGCATTTTGCCAATCTTTGCTATGCCCTGCAAATGATGGAGCGTGAAGGTTCCGGCTATGATAAGATGTATGAAGTGCTGCTTTCTAATGGAAAACAGATTCCGAAAGTGGAGGAAGGAGATGATTATGTGAAGGCCATAGTAGGAAGACGCATTATTAGTCAGGAAGCCATTAAGGTGATTCGCTATGCTATGCAGGTAACAGAACTCCGTCAGAAGCAAATTATCTGTTTAGGACTGATAGCCCAGCATGAAAGCATTTCAGCGGCAGATCTGATTAAATTGCTGAACCTGAAGAATCGGAATGAGCTTTCTCCGTGGCTTGATAAGTTGGTGGATGAGAGTATCGTAGAAACTTCGGGTAGAAAGAAGGGAAAGGAATATCGGGTTTGTTCTCGTATACTGAAAGAAAGTGGTTATAAAGGACAGACATCCTTGAAAAGAATAGAACCTTATAGAATACGGGAATTAATCATCGAAGATTTAAAAATCTATGAATGTGCTTCTTTAAGGGATATTCAGCAAAGAATTGGAGATGAGATTAGTTATCAGAAATTGTGGAAACAATTAGATAATATGATAAAAGACGGTATTTTGGAGACAACCGGTAAAAACAGATGGACAAAATATAGGCTTAAGAAATAA
- a CDS encoding PglZ domain-containing protein translates to MIDRWFQNDIDKVLAVHDRVVVTDALGEGRFLLDYLPSDVVVINTGDKEIDEIEARYKAEKDCIGKKVVFYKQNTPDSLCFLLEYAETYGCVVLDDMEAYIRRHLFEGIKENTELGKQELLMAAKLSKGKDLNWWHGVSQGIIKPLDTDGLIIDLLHHPKETKKNMDGDVWTIFESEVYSLISKPQTKQPVEVLAQSVADTIFDGLIHNNISDRLLKIYYKCVDSNSMREPLLNYIEKYKIPQGVSVLDTHPDHCLIELDRLYFKQLSAALENNEYIIGFQQYVHNRTKSKKAEAYKAGWLKDVKVLLDFENGKLYEINTISQLATYYQSHFAPLDSAIRHLYVAWLQEEKLLRPYQYRYEQYNKELLDRWFGLIGEYKPTQRNFIADKLSGNGRKVVIVCDGLRLEIAESIADKLKVKGMRNMAFAELPSVTENGMSSLFGCAEVEDIAQTRYSNLKAVIPDVEILQLEKLNSGVTSNKLVLMFGDIDQVGEKKQLAGLKDINAYEVFVSEKINELFSMGYSKVYLTADHGFVITGILDEADKIPVPAGDIIKSEERFCLANDTLDNENIIVRNQKYKDSQYQYYTKSDKPFVSKGAYGYAHGGFTPQECIVPAYEFANDNQESLGVAIVNKSALQNVTGTYFTVKLKAESVENTLFKAERKVVIQIYGNGTLMSTSSVYRMTPSSMQEAEFALAATENVKVVVVDIQTQQQVDFCDVRKSVSRDLDDLF, encoded by the coding sequence ATGATTGATAGATGGTTTCAAAACGATATAGATAAAGTATTGGCTGTACACGACCGTGTGGTGGTGACAGATGCTTTAGGAGAAGGTAGATTCTTGTTGGATTATTTGCCTTCGGATGTAGTGGTTATCAATACCGGCGATAAGGAAATAGATGAGATCGAGGCGAGATACAAGGCTGAAAAAGACTGTATTGGCAAGAAGGTAGTATTCTATAAGCAGAATACGCCGGATTCCTTATGTTTTTTATTGGAATATGCAGAGACTTATGGTTGTGTTGTGTTGGATGATATGGAGGCGTATATCAGAAGGCATCTGTTTGAGGGGATAAAGGAAAATACAGAACTAGGAAAGCAGGAACTTCTGATGGCTGCCAAATTAAGCAAAGGAAAAGACTTGAACTGGTGGCATGGGGTTAGTCAGGGAATAATTAAGCCGCTGGATACAGACGGACTGATAATAGATTTGCTACATCACCCAAAAGAGACTAAAAAGAATATGGATGGAGATGTCTGGACGATTTTTGAATCGGAAGTTTATAGCCTTATCTCAAAGCCACAGACAAAGCAACCAGTGGAAGTTCTGGCACAGTCGGTAGCCGATACGATATTTGACGGACTGATTCATAATAACATATCAGACAGACTTTTGAAAATCTATTATAAGTGTGTGGACAGTAACTCAATGAGGGAACCCCTGTTGAATTATATTGAAAAATATAAGATTCCTCAAGGAGTGTCTGTATTGGATACCCATCCGGATCATTGTCTGATAGAGCTGGACAGACTGTATTTCAAGCAACTTAGTGCTGCATTGGAAAATAATGAATATATTATCGGATTCCAGCAATATGTTCACAATCGGACCAAGAGTAAGAAAGCAGAAGCATATAAGGCTGGATGGTTGAAGGATGTAAAAGTATTGCTTGACTTTGAGAATGGGAAACTTTATGAAATTAATACCATTTCTCAACTGGCAACTTATTATCAATCGCATTTTGCTCCTTTGGATTCTGCCATAAGACATCTGTATGTGGCATGGCTTCAGGAAGAAAAACTATTGCGTCCCTATCAGTACAGATATGAACAATATAATAAAGAATTGCTTGACCGCTGGTTTGGGCTTATAGGTGAATATAAACCAACTCAAAGAAATTTTATAGCAGATAAACTTTCTGGAAACGGCCGGAAGGTGGTTATAGTTTGTGATGGGTTAAGGCTTGAAATAGCAGAATCCATAGCAGATAAGCTAAAAGTAAAAGGCATGAGGAATATGGCTTTTGCAGAACTACCATCGGTAACGGAAAATGGCATGAGTTCGCTTTTTGGTTGTGCGGAAGTGGAAGACATAGCCCAAACGAGGTATAGTAACCTGAAGGCTGTGATCCCTGATGTAGAGATTCTTCAACTGGAAAAGCTCAACAGCGGAGTTACGTCAAATAAGTTGGTATTGATGTTCGGGGATATAGATCAGGTGGGCGAAAAGAAACAACTGGCCGGATTGAAAGATATAAATGCATACGAGGTGTTTGTTTCAGAAAAAATCAATGAGCTCTTCAGTATGGGATATAGTAAGGTCTATCTTACGGCTGATCATGGATTTGTGATAACTGGAATTCTGGACGAGGCAGACAAGATTCCGGTTCCAGCTGGGGATATAATTAAATCAGAGGAAAGATTTTGTTTGGCAAATGATACCTTGGACAATGAAAATATAATTGTACGGAATCAGAAGTATAAGGATAGTCAATACCAGTATTATACAAAATCAGACAAACCGTTTGTTTCAAAAGGTGCATACGGTTACGCGCATGGTGGATTTACTCCTCAGGAATGTATTGTTCCGGCTTATGAGTTTGCAAATGATAATCAGGAGTCTTTAGGAGTAGCTATTGTAAACAAATCTGCTTTACAGAATGTAACGGGAACTTATTTCACGGTAAAGCTGAAGGCCGAAAGTGTAGAGAATACGTTGTTTAAGGCAGAAAGAAAGGTGGTGATTCAGATTTATGGAAATGGAACTTTGATGAGTACGTCTTCGGTTTATAGAATGACCCCTTCATCTATGCAAGAAGCGGAATTTGCATTGGCTGCAACGGAAAATGTGAAGGTAGTGGTTGTAGATATTCAGACACAACAGCAAGTGGATTTCTGCGATGTGAGAAAATCTGTATCACGAGATTTGGATGACTTATTTTAA
- the brxL gene encoding protease Lon-related BREX system protein BrxL gives MLELDKKLLDLFQGYVVRKDVVRSVKGGANVPVFVLEYLLANSCSTDDAQKITEGIENVKNVLRKHYVNPDEANLIQAKIREEGSYKVIDKISVRLDASKDKYWAELSNLNIRDANIDDRIVTEHEKMMMGGIWAIVDITYDSTLAIGSKLYPFVVSKVRPIQLSNFDMSRIINSRKNFTNEEWLNVLLRSAGYEPESEGMTQRMKMLLLSRFIPLVEANFNMAELGPRSSGKSYVFKELSPYSMLVSGGQGTAASLFVNNSNGQIGAMGKWDAVCFDESTDELFKDREVVPLMKDYMESGSFSRAGKSGEKSANASIILNGNINQPVETVLQTSHLFSPFSDKISNDTAFLDRIGFFLPGWEIMKFAPANFTNHFGFSTDFFSEMLHALRKDNYTNAIDEYFTLGSQMRQRDTKPVRKTVSGLIKLLHPDGKYTKEDVRVYLEWAIEMRRRVKEQLKRIGGMEFWDTNFSYIDKETQEETFVPVPEERGNGLIGDSPLPPGTCYSATSDGDKVALVKIEVITMAGNGKLNISGTNSTAVKEDIKNTYNYMRANEKMLLSQQRSFANMDVTVQVTALLGSTVQSGIGGAVFAAIISSVFSKNLKPALGIIGNISIGGAIERAINFSDKVSILSENGAKTVLVPMDNLAEFSTLPTTILGKTDVPFYANTQMIIQKMML, from the coding sequence ATGTTGGAATTAGATAAAAAGTTACTGGATTTATTTCAGGGATATGTAGTTAGAAAAGATGTGGTTCGCTCGGTAAAAGGTGGGGCGAATGTACCGGTTTTTGTACTGGAGTACCTGCTCGCTAATTCATGCAGTACGGATGATGCACAGAAAATAACGGAAGGAATTGAGAATGTGAAAAACGTGCTCCGTAAGCATTATGTCAATCCGGATGAGGCAAACCTGATACAAGCCAAAATAAGGGAAGAGGGATCTTACAAGGTGATAGATAAGATTTCTGTCCGTCTGGATGCTTCTAAGGATAAATATTGGGCAGAACTTTCAAACCTGAATATTCGTGATGCCAATATCGATGACAGGATTGTGACGGAACATGAAAAGATGATGATGGGTGGAATATGGGCTATCGTAGATATAACGTATGATTCTACGCTGGCTATTGGTAGTAAATTGTATCCGTTTGTAGTATCAAAAGTTCGTCCTATCCAGTTATCGAACTTTGACATGTCCAGAATAATAAACAGCAGAAAGAATTTTACCAATGAAGAGTGGTTGAACGTATTATTGCGTAGTGCTGGTTATGAACCGGAATCAGAAGGAATGACACAACGTATGAAGATGCTTCTTCTTTCACGTTTTATTCCCTTGGTAGAAGCTAACTTTAACATGGCAGAACTCGGTCCTAGAAGTTCTGGTAAATCATACGTGTTCAAGGAATTGTCGCCATATTCCATGTTGGTATCTGGTGGACAAGGTACCGCTGCCTCTCTTTTTGTGAATAACTCCAATGGTCAAATTGGAGCAATGGGTAAATGGGATGCTGTATGTTTTGATGAATCGACTGATGAGTTGTTTAAAGACCGAGAAGTGGTACCGTTGATGAAGGATTATATGGAATCCGGTTCGTTTTCAAGAGCCGGAAAATCAGGAGAAAAATCAGCTAATGCTTCTATTATTCTGAATGGTAATATTAATCAGCCTGTGGAAACTGTATTGCAGACAAGTCATTTATTTAGTCCTTTCTCCGATAAAATATCAAATGATACGGCATTCCTTGATCGTATAGGTTTCTTCTTGCCGGGATGGGAAATTATGAAATTTGCACCAGCCAATTTTACTAATCATTTTGGTTTTAGTACGGATTTCTTCAGTGAAATGCTTCATGCTTTAAGAAAGGACAATTATACGAATGCCATAGATGAGTATTTTACGCTAGGCTCACAAATGCGTCAGCGCGATACGAAACCGGTTCGTAAGACTGTTTCAGGACTTATCAAGTTGCTGCATCCGGATGGAAAATACACCAAGGAAGATGTACGTGTTTACTTGGAGTGGGCAATTGAAATGCGTAGAAGGGTAAAAGAGCAGTTGAAACGTATTGGCGGAATGGAGTTCTGGGATACTAATTTCTCTTACATTGATAAAGAAACTCAGGAAGAAACTTTTGTTCCTGTGCCGGAAGAAAGAGGAAATGGGCTGATTGGTGATTCTCCATTGCCTCCTGGCACCTGTTATTCTGCTACTTCGGATGGGGATAAGGTTGCTTTGGTAAAGATAGAGGTAATCACAATGGCAGGCAATGGAAAGCTTAATATTAGCGGAACGAATTCAACAGCCGTCAAAGAGGATATTAAGAATACGTATAACTATATGAGAGCGAATGAGAAGATGTTGCTTTCTCAACAACGTTCGTTTGCCAACATGGATGTGACGGTTCAGGTAACAGCTTTATTAGGTTCTACTGTACAAAGCGGAATTGGTGGAGCTGTTTTTGCTGCTATCATTTCATCTGTATTCAGCAAGAACCTGAAGCCTGCTTTAGGTATTATTGGTAATATATCTATTGGTGGAGCTATAGAACGTGCTATCAATTTCAGTGACAAGGTTTCCATCTTGTCGGAAAACGGAGCAAAGACGGTGCTTGTGCCTATGGACAATCTGGCAGAATTTTCTACGTTGCCGACTACTATTTTAGGCAAGACTGATGTTCCTTTCTATGCCAATACACAAATGATCATTCAGAAAATGATGTTGTAA